ACCATATTAAAGAATTAGTTAGGGAATATAAAATTGGCAATATTATACTATTTTCTCGAAATGTCAAGGATGGAAAGCAACTTAAAAATTTGTGCAATGATATTCAGAAAGATGTAATCAAAAACACACGCATTCCTGCTCTTATTTCAATTGACCAAGAAGGCGGAATGGTAACAAGAATTTATAAAGATGCCACTTATTTACCAGGCAATATGGCTATAGCAGCAACAGACAATCCTGAAAATGCGTATAAAATAGGAGAATTAGCAGGGAAAGAGCTCAGGGCATTGGGTATAAACATTAATTTTGCACCAGTACTTGATGTTAATAATAATCCTTCTAATCCTGTAATAGGGGTTAGGTCTTATGGAGAAAATCTCGAAAAAGTAGCTGAGTTTGGAGTTAACTATATAAAAGGATTGCAAAAAGAAGGAGTTATAGCTACAGCAAAGCATTTTCCGGGTCATGGGGATACCTCTGTGGATTCTCATCTGGATTTACCTTTAGTGGAGCATGAGAAAGAAAGGCTTTATAAAGTAGAGTTATATCCATTTAAAAAAGCAGTAGAAAATGGCGTAGATGCAATAATGACAGCCCACATTCTTTTTACGGCTTTTGAAGATAATAAATTACCTGCTACTTTATCATATAATATTCTCACCAATATTTTAAGGAAGGAGTTTAGATTTAAGGGGATAATCATAACAGACTGCATGGAAATGAATGCAATTGCGAAATATTTTGGTACCGCTAAAGCAGCTTCAATAGCAGTGAAGGCTGGAGCTGATATAGTTTTAGTTTCACACACAAAGAAATTGCAGATAGAAGCTTTTAATGAAATAAAAGAAGCAGTTTTGCGTGGAGAAATACCAATTGAAAGAATAAATGAGTCTGTTGAAAGAATAATTAAGTTAAAGGAAAAATACAAGCTCTTCGAAAACCCATATCCAGATGAAAATAAAATTAAGACTCTAGTAGGAAACGCAGAACATAAGGAGATTGCAAAAAGTATAAGTTTAAACAGCATTACTGTTGTTAAAGATGAAAATAAGCTTTTACCAATAAAAACCCAGAAAGTATTAGCCATTTCTCCTGAAACAGTGCCAATTTCAGGTGTTGACGATGCATTGATGGAAAAGCTCTCTTTTGCAAAAGAATTTGTAAAAAGGTTTGGAGGAGTAGAAAAGACTATTCTCGTAAATCCTGATGAAAATCTTATAACCCTCTTAATAGAAGAAGCAAAAGACAAAGAAATTGTTGTAATAGGCACTTACAATGCTAGTTTAAATGAGGGGCAAGTAAGACTTGTAAGGTTATTATTAGAGGTTAATAAAAATATTATCGTTGTTGCCTTAAGAAACCCTTATGATTTACTAAAGTTTAAAGAAGTTCCTACATATCTTTGCACTTATGAATACACTCCACTTGCTATAGAAAGTGTTTTGGAGATTTTAAGTGGAAATTATGTGCCACAGGGTAGGCTACCTGTTTCCCTGTGAGAGGATGAAAGTCATATGAAATATGTCATTGGAATTGATGGTGGCGGCACAAAAAGTGTAATTTCTATAGCAGACCTGCAAGGTAACATTATTGTTACTGAACAGGGAGGCCCTACAAACATCAGGTCTGAAGGAGAGTCTCAAGTATACAATACTTTGAGGTATTTAATTGAAAGTACAGTAAAAAAAGCTAATTTGAAGATAGAGAAATGCGAAGCTATTTGTATTGGCACAGCAGGAGCAGGAAGAGAAGAAGAACAAAGGATCATAAAACAATATATACAAGCTATGGGAATAAAGAGAAATATTATAATAACCAATGATGCAGAAATAGTTATAGCTGAAGTAACAAAGGGGAAAGCAGGCATAGCTGTAATTGCAGGCACAGGCTCGATTGCATATGGAATAGGTAAAAATGGAGAAAAAGTGAGGATTGGTGGCTGGGGTCATATTGTCGGGGATGAAGGAAGTGCATACTACATCGGTATTGAAGCAATCAAAGCTGCTTTGAGGTGTTACGATGGGAGAGAATCTTACACGGAATTACTGCCGATGACAATGAAAGAAATTAATATAAAAAATCCGGAAGAGTTTGTAAAGTTTGTATATAGAAAAGATATCATAAAAAGTGAAATTGCTTCATTGGCTAAAGTAGTTGATGAAGCATATAAAAAGGGAGACAAAAAGGCTAAGGAAATTCTTTTAAAGGCAGCGGAAGAACTTTTCGTTCTCGCAAAAACAGCGATAAAAGGCATAAGAGCTGAAAAAGACAGTATAACAGTTGTTGCAAGTGGCAGTGTTTTTATAAATAACGTATTTGTCTATGAAGAATTTGTTAAATTACTTACCAAGAAATATCCAAAGGCAACTATCGAAAAGTTAAAAGGTGATGCTTCAAGAGGGGCTGTAGCAATAGCTTTAAAGTCTATTAGATAAATTATACAATATAGGGAAGGGTAAAAGAGATGGATAGACTCTTTAAGATTTATCATAAAGAAGAAAGATTAGTAATAGGTTTGATGTCAGGTACTTCTGCTGATGGAATTGATGCTGCTCTTGTAAAAATTGATGGGAAGGGAATACAGACAAAAGTTGAACTTTTGGAATTTGAGAATTTCTCCTACAGAAAAGAGGTCAGAAATAAAATATTTGAACTTTTTGACCCTCAAACGAGTACCGTAGAAAAGATTTGCCATATGAATTTTCTGTTAGGGGAGTTGTTTGCAGAGGCAGCTTTAAAAATTATTGAAAAAGCCCACTTGACACCAGAAAAAATTGATTTAATAGGTTCTCATGGTCAGACGATATATCATATTCCTAAATCAATTGAGGACTTGGGTTATCAAATAAAATCTACTTTGCAAATTGGTGAGCCAGCAGTTATTGCAGAAAGAACAGGTATTGTGACAGTGGCTGACTTTAGAGTAAGAGATGTAGCTGCAGGAGGAGATGGAGCTCCTTTAGTACCTTATACTGAGTATATATTATATCGTCATCCGTTAAAGACAATAACATTACAGAATATTGGCGGTATCGCAAATGTTACTATATTGCCAGCGGCATGTGACCTTGAAGACATAATTGCTTTTGATACAGGTCCAGGCAATATGGTCATTGATGAAGTAGTAAAAAGGTTGACACAGGGACAGTTAAAGTATGACGAAGAAGGTGCCTTAGCTAGTAAAGGCAATATTAATGAAAAATTGTTAGAAGAACTTTTGAAAGATGAGTATTTTGAAAAAAAGCCTCCTAAAACTACAGGTAGAGAATACTTTGGGAAAAATTATGTGGATAAGTTGATGGAAAGAGCTTTTCAGTTAAAAGTAGATAATTATGATTTAATTGCTACAGTAACTGCTTTAACGGCGAAGTCTATAGTAAAAAGTTATAAAGACTTTATAATGCCTAAATACCAAATTGATAAAGTAATCATTGGTGGAGGAGGAAGCTATAATAAAACCCTTGTCAGAATGATAAAAGAAGGTTTACCAAATATTGAAGTGGTTACTCAAGAAGAGATAGGATTTAATAGTGATGCTAAGGAAGCAATAGCCTTTGCTATCCTTGCGAACGAAGCTATAAATGGCAATTTTAATAATGTACCGAGAGCAACTGGTGCTAGACATCCGGTAATAATGGGAAAGATTTGTTTATAGGAGAAGGTAAATTATGAGCATTGTTTATATCAATTTAACAAAGGATAAAGCTTTAGAATTAACAAATTTATGGAATAAAGAAATAGGTGGTAGTTTTCCTCTTCGAGAAGAACTATTTTACCAAAATAGTTTTGAGAACGTAAACGTGCTTTTAGAAGGTTCATGGATTGCTGTAGATGAAAAAAATCAGAATGCGGCAGGATTTGTGATATCAAAAGTATGGAAAGAAGATATGGAATGCATAAAGTCAAAAAAAGATATAGGGCATATTCAAGTTCTGCTGGTTGCTTCTGAGTACAGAAATAAAGGGATAGGTAGTGAATTACTTAAAAGAAGTGAAAATTCTCTTAGAGAAGCAAGAGTTAAGACGATATTGTTAGGGCAGGATCCTTGGCATTATTTCCCTGGTATCCCTTCTGAATTTGAACTAACGGAAAAATGGTTTAAAAAGCGTGGTTATGTTAAATATGGCGAAGAATACGACATGTATTGTAACTTAGCAGCTACAAAACCTTTAGAATTACCTAGTTTTCCAGATGTTAAATTTAGAATGCTAGACAAAGAAGAAAAGGAGGATTTCCTTGCATTTTTAAATAGATGTTTTCCAGGGCGATGGGAATACGAAGCAATCCATTATTTCCAGCGGGGTGGCACAGGACGTGAGTTTGTAGTTGCGGAGAAAAAGGGTCAAATAATAGGTTTTTGCAGGATCAATGATAGTAGATCTCCTCTTATTGCACAAAATGTGTATTGGGCTCCATTATTTGGAAATGAAGAATTGGGAGGTATTGGGCCTCTGGGTATGGCAATGAAAGAGGTCATGGTTATGGCTTAGCGATTGTGCAAGCCGGAATGTACTTCTTATATAAAAGAGGGATCAAAAACCTTGTGATAGATTGGACTGGTTTGGTAGATTTCTATGGAAAGTTAGGTTGTAAAGTTTGGAAAAAATATATCAAGTATAAAAAAGAATTAAATAATTAAAAACCTAGATATGGCAAAAGAGAGGAGATTGAAAATGGCTAAAAAATTGCACATTATGGCAGTAGGAGCACATTGTGGCGATATGGAGTTAGTTGCAGGAGGAGTAATTGCAAAATATACTAAAGCAGGGCATGAAGCTAGCATTGTACATCTTACTCCTGGAGAAAAAGGCCATCCACGTTTAAGTCCAGAAGAATATGCAAAGCAGAAGATTGAGGAAGCAAAACGAGCAGCTGAAATTTTAGGAGCAGAGCCTATTTTCTTACCTTATAGAGATGCTGAACTACCTGTAAACGACGAAGTTAAATTTCGTTTAGCAGAAGTTATACGAGAAAAGAAGCCTGATGTAATAATTACCCACTGGAAAAATAGTATGCATCCAGACCATGCCAATACCCATTTAATTGTGGATGGAGCCATATTGATTGCTGCCTTGCCAGCTTTTGAGCTAAAAAATCCTGCCCATTCAGTTAGAGGAGTTTTTTACGGAGAAAATTGGGAAGACCCCTATGGGTATGAGCCTGATGTTTATGTGGATATTACTTCCACATATGATATATGGGTGGAGGCAATAAAGCAGTATCAGTTTGTTACAGGAGGTATATCTTCTTTCCGTTACTTAGATTATTATACACATTTAGCTGTTGTAAGAGGTTGTTTAATGGGAGTTAAATATGCCCAAGCATTCATGATGCCAGAGGGTGCTAACAAAAGGCGTGGAGGATCTTTACCGGGATTTACTTTAGAATAGAAGGTGTTGAAAAAATGAGCTATATTGTAAGAACTTATCAGGGTGGAGATGAAAAGGGTATAGTAGCTGCTTGGCAAGAGAGTCTACCTTATGACCCTATCAATTTAGAACTATTTCGATCTAAAGTGTTATTAGATCCCAATTTTGATCCAGAGGGAGCAATTGTGGCAGTAAATGATAATAATCAAGTAATCGGTTTTACACTTGCTTTAGTTCGACGGTTACCAATGTATAAAGATGATTTAGAATTAGAAAATGGTTGGATTACAGTGTTTTTTGTACAGCCCAATTACAGAAAACAAGGAATTGGAAGTAAGATGTTTGAAAAGGCAAAAGAGTTTGTATATAAGAAAGGCCGCAAATATATATTTTTCTCTTCATATGCTCCAAATTACTTTTTACCTGGAATTGATGAAAAGACTTATCCGGAAGGATACAATTTTTTACTTAAACAAGGGTTTGTCAAATTATATTCTCCTGTTGCGATGGATAGGTCATTATTAGATTTTACAATTCCAGAAGAAGTAAAACAATTGAGAGAAAGGAGGGGAAAAGAGGGATTTAGGTTTTTGCTGGCAGAAGACAGGCATTTGTTTGAGTTAATTGAACTTGCCAACACAGTTTTTAACCCAGATTGGGGACGGGCAATACGTGAAGGAATTTTACGAGGGTTACCAATGGAACAAATACTTGTAGCTGAAAAAGATAATAAAATTGTTGGATTTTGCTTATATGGTGCATATGAAGGAATTCGCGAAAGGTTTGGCCCATTTGGTGTTGACCCTTCAATGCAGGGATTGGGTTTAGGGAAAATACTTTTAAATCAATGCTTATTTGAGATGCGATGTAAAGGGCTCCATAATGTATGGTTTTTATGGACTGGAGAAGAAAGTACAGCAGGGCATTTATATAAAAAGACGGGTTTTAAAGTGACGAGGAAGTTTCATGTGATGAGGTTTAGCTTTTAAAAGTAGAGGAAAAGCTTCTAAAGGGGGAAAGGGGAATCATGTTAGGAAGGAGTTTTGCTATATTTCTGGTTTTTATGTTTGTCTTCACTATGAGTCCTGTGGTGTCTTTAAAGGTATTTTCACAAGATTCTTCTTTGTCATTGCCAATTGTGTTTTAATAGAAATAGTACCAAACCCTGTTAGGCTTTTACCAGGAGAAGAAAAACAATTTTCAATAAAAGCTTATAATGAAAAAGGAGAAGAAATTGCTGTTCCTTTAGAACAAGTCATTTGGCGTGCTGAGAGGGATATTGGTACAATTTCCAAAATGGTGCCTCAAGTAGTTGAAGGGTTAAAATATGGCTATGTAGAAGCAGAATATAATGGAATGGTAGCAAAGGCCTTGGTTATAGTTAGTAGCAAAATTGCAGAAGTCATTGAAGACTTTGAAAATATAGAGTTGAATGGAAAAGTTATATTGAGTACAGGGACAATTACACAGGCTGGTAGTTTGCCAGCGACCGCAACAGTTCAGTTGGCAAAACGACCGGAACCTGTACTTTATGGGGAACATTCTGCAAAATTTATGTACGATATGAGAGGAACTACCAGGACAACGGCAACTTATCTTAGTTTAAGAGATATTTCTACTGGTAGTTTAGATAGACCTATTCCTGGTATTCCTAAAAAAATTGGTGTTTGGGTTTATGGTAATCAAAATAATCATTGGTTACGTGCAAGGTTAAGAAATAGCGACGGAAAAATGTTCCCTGTGGATTTAACGACAACGGCTAATTTTAATTGGACAGGATGGAAATATGTTACAGCAAATATTCCTTCTGATCAAAAAGGACCTTTTAAATTCATGGATTTGTATATTGTAGAGACAAAAGATACAAACAAAGATAGCGGTTTTGTCTACTACGATCGCTTAAGTGTGTTCTATACTGATACTGATGTTTTTGGTGTTGATATTATTGGGCTTACTCCTATGCAAGTAGGAGAGACTAAACAAGCAAAGGTAGCTATTACACTTAAAAACAGCACATCCCCAGAAATAGTTAATAGTGGTATTACATACCTCAGTAGTAATCCAAATGTTGCTTCGATTGACAATGAAGGTAATGTTATTGCTTTGCGCCCAGGTAAAACCACAATTGTGGCATTATATGGTAATGCAGAACCTGCTTTCTTTGAACTTTTAATTACGGAGAGTGAACCGATAGTTGATATACTTGAAATTTATGGTCCTGAAAAAATTGAAGCAGGAATGACAGGAAATTTACAAGTGTTTGCCAAATTTAATGGTTACGATAATAAAATTGAAGTTACTAAAGAAGTAAATTTTATTAACCAAAATCCAGAAATTGCTACTGTCAGCAAAGAAGGCATTATCCAAGCATTGTCAGAGGGGGAAACTACAATTATTGCTAAATATAAAAATAAAGAAGCTTTATATTCATTAAAAGTAACAAAGCCCACTCCTGTATTGTCAAAAATTGAATTAACAGGTTTGAAATCAATGACTGTGCAATCTGAGCTCCAAGCAAAAGTAATAGGTGTTTATACAGTATTGGGGGAAGAATATGAAAGAATTGAAATTAAAGAAGGTGTTACTTTTAAGAGTAGCAGAGCAGAAGTAGCAGAAATTAACCAACAGGGGCTTGTTAAAGCTAAATCAGTAGGGGTTACAGTAATAACAGCTAATTATTTAAATAAAACAGCTAGTTATGTGCTTGTTGTCAATAAGGAACCCATTACACCTAAAAGAGAATTTAGGGCTGCTTGGATTGCCACAGTAGATAATATAGATTGGCCTAAGAAGGGAGTCTATGATCCGGAACAACAGAAGCAGGATTTTATTGAAATATTAGATAAGCTGAAGGATATAGGAATGAATGCAATCATAGTTCAAATAAGACCAACAGCTGATTCATTCTATCCTTCTAAATATTTTCCGTGGTCTCATTGGTTGACAGGAATACAGGGTAAATATCCTGGCTATGATCCTTTGGCCTTTATGATTGAAGAAGCTCATAAAAGAAATTTGGAATTTCATGCTTGGATTAATCCTTACCGTGTAAGTATGGGTGACGATTTAAATGCTCTGGTTGACAATCATCCTGCAAAACAGCATCCCGAGTGGGTTGTATCATATGGTGGGAAGCTATGGTTTAATCCAGGTAACCCTGAAGTAAAAGAGTATATTATAAATAGTATTATTGAGGTAGTTAAAAATTATGATATTGATGCTATTCATTTTGATGATTACTTTTATCCATATCCTGTAACAGGTGTGGATTTTCCAGATGAAGAATTGTATCAAAAATATGGTGTAGGATTTGAAAGTAAAGAGGCTTGGCGTAGAAACAATGTGGATACCTTGATATCAGAATTATCACAAAAAATAAAAGCAACAAAACCTTATATTAAATTTGGCATTAGTCCTTTTGGAATTTGGCGCAACAAATCCACTGATCCAAATGGGTCAGAGACGAATGGATTTCAAAGTTATGATTCTCTATACGCTGATACAAGGAAATGGGTTCAAAATGAATGGATTGATTATATAGTACCCCAAATTTATTGGTATTTTAACTATTCTCCAGCAGCTTATGAAAAACTAGTAGATTGGTGGAGGCAGCAAACTGCAGGCAAAAATGTACATCTATATATTGGTCATGCTGCTTATCGAGTAGGAGCTGACGATGTTAATTGGTTGGATCCCGACCAACTCCCTAATCAAGTGTTATACAATAGAAATTTTGAAAATGTATATGGCAGCGTCTTTTTTGCAACAAATAATCTGCTTAAAAATCCTTTAGGGGTAACGGATCATTTAAAAGAATTATTTAAATATCCTGCGTTGGTACCACAAATGGAGTGGTTGACTACTAATTTACCTTCGCAACCAATCAAAGTAAAAATAAATACTAAAGAGGCAGGGATTGAATTAAAATGGGAAGATGTAACACCTGAGAATACTACTTATTATGTGATCTATCGCGTAGAAGGGGAGGAAGTACCCAATATCAATGATGCAAAAAATATTCTGGCACTCGTTAGGAAATCTAATGGTTTTCAACAAACTTACCTGGATTTAAGTGTTTTACCAGATAAAACCTATAGTTATGCAATAACGGGAGTTAATAGAATAAACGAAGAGGGTGTACCAATTTATATTACTGTTAAAGAAGCTTCACAAGGGAAAGTAATTGTAGTAGGTAATACAACTACTTATCTTTTAGAAAAGAACAAACTAGAAGAAGAAATTAATGATAAGCACAAAAAAGAATTAAAGTTTGACTTGACCGATATATGTACAACAAACCAAAAAGAATTAGAGATACCTTTAGAAGTTTTAAGACTATTGGAAAAAGGTAATAAAAGAATAATAATAAAATCAGATGAGATAACCTTAGAGTTCAACTCAAAAACCGTTGTTGCACCAAAAAATATTTTTAAGCTTATTGAAGAGGAAGGTTCACTGACCATAGTTATAAATAACAAAGGGAAAATAGAAGTAGACAGTTTTAATTCACTTACTAATACCTATGAGGTAATATTAAAGGCAGGAGATAAAGTAGTAAAAATTAAAGAACCATTTAAGATAAGCTTTAATTTGCCTGATAAGAATGATTTTAAAGAAGTTGGAGTTTATTTCTGGGAAGAGAAAAATGGTAGATGGGAACATATTGGGGGAAAAGCTAACCGCAAAGCAAATACGATAACTGTAGAAGTAAAACAAATGACAATTTATACTGTTTTTGAACATGAAAAAAATTTATACGATAACTAAAATTTAGCTTATATGGCTTAACCATAATATTAATAATCTCTATAATTAATTTATAGTAAAAATATAAGGATGTAAAAGGAGAAAAACCTATGAGAATAATAGTTCCAATAAAACAAGTACCTGAGACGAGCAATGTAAAAATGGATCCAAAAACAGGTACCATGATAAGAGAAGGAGTAGAAAGTATAGTAAATCCCCTCGATTTATATGCTATTGAAACAGCGATAAGGCTAAAGGAAAAATACGGAGGAAAGATAATTGTTATATCAATGGGACCTGAAAAAGCGGTGGAGGCAATAAAAGAAGCAATTGCAATGGGATGTGATGATGGGATACTTTTATCAGATAAAAAGTTTGCAGGATCCGATACATTTGCTACTTCCTATGTTTTGGCAAAAGCTATTAAACAAACAGGGGATTTTGACCTTGTAATATGTGGAGAAAGAGCTACAGATGGAGATACAGGACAGGTGGGGCCAGGTATTGCTTCTTTTTTAGATTTACCTCTTTCCACTTTTACAAGTCAAATCCTATCAGTAGAAAATGGGAAAATTACAGTAAAAAGGCTTGTTGAAGAAGGATATGAGGAAATTGAAATGATGCTTCCAGCAGTGTTAACAGTGGTCAAGGAAATAAGCGATCCAAGGTTGCCTACTTTAAGAGGCAAATTAAAGGCAAAAAAGATGGAAATACCTATATGGGATGCACAAAAAATAGGTGCTGAAGGACAAAAGATAGGGCTTAAAGGTTCACCTACAAGAGTTGTAAAAATATTTACACCTAAAGTGACAAGAGAAGGCGAAAAAGTCATTGTAAAAGATGAAAAAACCTTACACCAAGCAATTGATAAAATTATAGATTATCTCATTGAAAAAGAACTTATTTAAGGAGGCTTCATAGTGAAAGAAGTATGGACTTTAGCAGAATTTCGACATGGCAAATTAAATCCCATATCATTTGAATTATTAAACAGAGGTAAAAGTCTTGCTCAAAAATTAAATACATCTCTTGCTTCTGTCGTGATAGGCTATAACATAAAAAAAGAGGATATTGATGAGCTTATCGCAAGAGGGGCATATAAAGTATATGTAGTAGATGATATAAGGTTAGAAAATTTTATTGTGGAAACTTATGCAAAAGTGATTTTAAAGCTATTAGATGAATATAATCCAGATATATTTATAGCTGCTGCTACAACAACTGGTAGAACTTTAATGCCATATATTGCGGTGAAAAAACAAACAGGCCTTACTGCTGATTGTACAGTTCTTGATATTGAAGAAGAAACAGGAAATCTCCTGCAAACAAGACCTGCTATCGGGGGAAACATACTTGCAACTATAAAAACTCCTAACACTAGGCCACAAATGGCTACAGTAAGACCTCATTCTACAAAGCCAGCATTACCTGATAGAAATAGAGTTGGAGAAGTAATTTATAAACAATTTAGTGATGATGTATTTAGTTCAAAGACAAAATACATAAGATTTATTAAAAATGAATCACAACAGGTAAATATACAAGATGCGAAAATAATAGTAGCAGGGGGAAGGGGCTTAGGGAAAGCAGAGAATTTCAAATTAATAGATGAATTAGCAGAACTTTTAGGGGGTGCAGTAGGGGCTTCCCGTGATGTTGTTGATAGGGGGTGGGAGACGTATCCTCATCAAATAGGTTTAAGTGGAAAAACTGTATCGCCTGCACTATATATAGCAGTTGGCATCTCTGGGGCAGTTCAACATATAGCAGGTATGCAAACATCAGAAAACATAATAGCAATAAATAAAGATCCAGATGCGCAAATATTTAAAATTACAAATCTTGGAATAGTAGGAGACCTAAATGAGATATTACCCCTTCTTATAGAAAGAATCAAAGAGTATAAGAAGAAGGAGGCAAATTTGAATGTATAATAAGCTAACGCCGGAAATTGTGGAAGAATTAATTGGAATAGTAGGAAGTAATAATGTGATATACGGTAATCCTGATGCATTAGAACCTTATTCTCACGATGAAGTTGCAGAAAAACATTATGCCCATATGCCGGAGGCTGTTGTAAAACCTTCGTCGGCAGAAGAAATAGCACGAATAATGAAGCTAGCAAACAAGTACAAAATTCCTATTACACCTAGGGGTGCTGGCAGTGGCCTTTCTGGTGGAGCGGTACCTGTATACGGTGGGATTGTGTTATCTGTCGAAAGAATGAATAGAATTCTTGAAATAGATAAAGAAAATCTAGTGGTAGTTGTTGAACCTGGAGTTGTGACAAATGAAATTAATAATGTCGTTAAAGAATATGGCCTTTTTTATGCGGGATATCCTATGAGTGTAGAAACCTGCTACATAGGTGGAAATGTGGCAGAAAATGCTGGTGGTGGGAGAGCTGTAAAGTACGGAGTCACTGGAAGATATGTAATAGGCTTGGAAGTGGTAACTCCAACAGGAGATATTGTTCACCTTGGAGGTAAGGTGATGAAAGATGTTACAGGATATGACCTTATACACCTTATGGTAGGTTCTGAAGGGACACTTGGGATATTTACAAAGATATACCTTAAACTTATGCCACTTCCTCAAGCAAAAGTAGATTTGCTGGTACTTTTTGAAGATATAGATACTGCTATTAAAATAGTCCCCAAAATCATGACTTTTGGAAGAATAATACCTACCTCAATAGAATTTATGGATGACTTATCCTTCAAGGCTGCATGTAGATATCTTAATGA
The sequence above is a segment of the Thermoanaerobacter ethanolicus JW 200 genome. Coding sequences within it:
- the nagZ gene encoding beta-N-acetylhexosaminidase, with the protein product MKKGLKVMRIDEMTLEEKIGQMLMVGFPSPTYDDHIKELVREYKIGNIILFSRNVKDGKQLKNLCNDIQKDVIKNTRIPALISIDQEGGMVTRIYKDATYLPGNMAIAATDNPENAYKIGELAGKELRALGININFAPVLDVNNNPSNPVIGVRSYGENLEKVAEFGVNYIKGLQKEGVIATAKHFPGHGDTSVDSHLDLPLVEHEKERLYKVELYPFKKAVENGVDAIMTAHILFTAFEDNKLPATLSYNILTNILRKEFRFKGIIITDCMEMNAIAKYFGTAKAASIAVKAGADIVLVSHTKKLQIEAFNEIKEAVLRGEIPIERINESVERIIKLKEKYKLFENPYPDENKIKTLVGNAEHKEIAKSISLNSITVVKDENKLLPIKTQKVLAISPETVPISGVDDALMEKLSFAKEFVKRFGGVEKTILVNPDENLITLLIEEAKDKEIVVIGTYNASLNEGQVRLVRLLLEVNKNIIVVALRNPYDLLKFKEVPTYLCTYEYTPLAIESVLEILSGNYVPQGRLPVSL
- a CDS encoding BadF/BadG/BcrA/BcrD ATPase family protein — translated: MKYVIGIDGGGTKSVISIADLQGNIIVTEQGGPTNIRSEGESQVYNTLRYLIESTVKKANLKIEKCEAICIGTAGAGREEEQRIIKQYIQAMGIKRNIIITNDAEIVIAEVTKGKAGIAVIAGTGSIAYGIGKNGEKVRIGGWGHIVGDEGSAYYIGIEAIKAALRCYDGRESYTELLPMTMKEINIKNPEEFVKFVYRKDIIKSEIASLAKVVDEAYKKGDKKAKEILLKAAEELFVLAKTAIKGIRAEKDSITVVASGSVFINNVFVYEEFVKLLTKKYPKATIEKLKGDASRGAVAIALKSIR
- a CDS encoding anhydro-N-acetylmuramic acid kinase, whose amino-acid sequence is MDRLFKIYHKEERLVIGLMSGTSADGIDAALVKIDGKGIQTKVELLEFENFSYRKEVRNKIFELFDPQTSTVEKICHMNFLLGELFAEAALKIIEKAHLTPEKIDLIGSHGQTIYHIPKSIEDLGYQIKSTLQIGEPAVIAERTGIVTVADFRVRDVAAGGDGAPLVPYTEYILYRHPLKTITLQNIGGIANVTILPAACDLEDIIAFDTGPGNMVIDEVVKRLTQGQLKYDEEGALASKGNINEKLLEELLKDEYFEKKPPKTTGREYFGKNYVDKLMERAFQLKVDNYDLIATVTALTAKSIVKSYKDFIMPKYQIDKVIIGGGGSYNKTLVRMIKEGLPNIEVVTQEEIGFNSDAKEAIAFAILANEAINGNFNNVPRATGARHPVIMGKICL
- a CDS encoding GNAT family N-acetyltransferase, encoding MSIVYINLTKDKALELTNLWNKEIGGSFPLREELFYQNSFENVNVLLEGSWIAVDEKNQNAAGFVISKVWKEDMECIKSKKDIGHIQVLLVASEYRNKGIGSELLKRSENSLREARVKTILLGQDPWHYFPGIPSEFELTEKWFKKRGYVKYGEEYDMYCNLAATKPLELPSFPDVKFRMLDKEEKEDFLAFLNRCFPGRWEYEAIHYFQRGGTGREFVVAEKKGQIIGFCRINDSRSPLIAQNVYWAPLFGNEELGGIGPLGMAMKEVMVMA
- a CDS encoding PIG-L deacetylase family protein, coding for MAKKLHIMAVGAHCGDMELVAGGVIAKYTKAGHEASIVHLTPGEKGHPRLSPEEYAKQKIEEAKRAAEILGAEPIFLPYRDAELPVNDEVKFRLAEVIREKKPDVIITHWKNSMHPDHANTHLIVDGAILIAALPAFELKNPAHSVRGVFYGENWEDPYGYEPDVYVDITSTYDIWVEAIKQYQFVTGGISSFRYLDYYTHLAVVRGCLMGVKYAQAFMMPEGANKRRGGSLPGFTLE
- a CDS encoding GNAT family N-acetyltransferase — encoded protein: MSYIVRTYQGGDEKGIVAAWQESLPYDPINLELFRSKVLLDPNFDPEGAIVAVNDNNQVIGFTLALVRRLPMYKDDLELENGWITVFFVQPNYRKQGIGSKMFEKAKEFVYKKGRKYIFFSSYAPNYFLPGIDEKTYPEGYNFLLKQGFVKLYSPVAMDRSLLDFTIPEEVKQLRERRGKEGFRFLLAEDRHLFELIELANTVFNPDWGRAIREGILRGLPMEQILVAEKDNKIVGFCLYGAYEGIRERFGPFGVDPSMQGLGLGKILLNQCLFEMRCKGLHNVWFLWTGEESTAGHLYKKTGFKVTRKFHVMRFSF